From a region of the Methanomassiliicoccus sp. genome:
- the msrB gene encoding peptide-methionine (R)-S-oxide reductase MsrB, with translation MTSVARVVKSEEEWKRLLGPERYRILRQDGTEPAFHNQYWNNHEPGTYVCGGCGNPLFSSDDKFDSGTGWPSFIAPIDKNAVTERSDRSYGMVRTAVECARCGGHLGHVFDDGPRPTGKRYCMNSGAMDFHPR, from the coding sequence ATGACATCAGTCGCGAGGGTGGTCAAATCTGAGGAGGAATGGAAGAGGCTGCTGGGACCGGAACGGTACAGGATTCTACGTCAGGATGGGACCGAGCCCGCGTTCCATAACCAGTACTGGAACAACCATGAGCCGGGGACCTATGTCTGTGGGGGCTGCGGCAACCCCCTGTTCTCGTCGGACGACAAGTTCGACTCCGGTACAGGATGGCCGAGCTTCATCGCTCCCATCGACAAGAACGCGGTAACAGAGCGGTCCGACCGCAGCTACGGAATGGTCCGGACGGCGGTGGAATGCGCTCGCTGCGGAGGACATCTCGGCCACGTGTTCGACGACGGCCCCCGCCCCACCGGAAAGCGCTACTGCATGAACTCCGGTGCCATGGACTTTCATCCCCGCTGA
- a CDS encoding MtnX-like HAD-IB family phosphatase, producing MGMDMMHRDRQGMHGDAGMRGAGDGDDLTVLCDFDGTISLIDTAEYILERHARGDWKALERSVAEGIITLEECMSMQFDMIALSRDEMLVELDRVVIPRPGFEELVEKCLFNSVTFRITSAGMDFYIRHFLEPFGWRDRVELVAPEVVDTGKGVRFQFPPKLFSQAHNFKEDNVLKEHAAGKRVAYIGDGTSDLWAAMAADMAFAVRGSVLDLHLNRMGRDHLTFTDLREVVEVLFSGPPRQRG from the coding sequence ATGGGCATGGATATGATGCATAGGGACCGCCAAGGCATGCATGGTGATGCTGGGATGAGGGGGGCTGGAGACGGTGACGACCTCACCGTGCTGTGCGACTTCGACGGGACCATCTCCCTCATCGACACCGCGGAATACATTCTGGAGCGTCATGCCAGGGGAGATTGGAAGGCCCTCGAGAGGTCCGTAGCCGAGGGGATCATCACCCTAGAGGAGTGCATGAGCATGCAGTTCGACATGATCGCCCTGTCCAGGGACGAGATGCTGGTGGAACTGGATAGAGTGGTCATACCCCGTCCCGGTTTCGAGGAACTAGTGGAGAAGTGCCTTTTCAACAGCGTCACCTTCCGCATAACCAGTGCAGGGATGGACTTCTACATCCGGCATTTCCTGGAGCCCTTCGGATGGAGGGACAGGGTGGAGCTGGTGGCCCCCGAGGTCGTGGACACCGGGAAGGGAGTGAGGTTCCAATTCCCTCCCAAGCTGTTTAGCCAGGCGCATAATTTCAAGGAGGACAACGTGCTCAAAGAGCATGCTGCCGGCAAGCGGGTGGCGTACATCGGCGATGGCACCTCCGACCTGTGGGCGGCCATGGCCGCGGATATGGCCTTCGCGGTCCGCGGCTCGGTGCTGGACCTCCACCTGAACAGGATGGGCAGGGACCACCTGACGTTCACTGACCTGCGCGAGGTGGTCGAGGTACTTTTCTCCGGGCCTCCGCGTCAGCGGGGATGA